The DNA window TTCTTTTCCAGCTTGGGACTTGCATGGAGGTAATTCTGTGAACTATATAGAATTTTCAGACATGGCATGCTGTTTATTCCTTCACATAAGGAAGCAGGCAAATGAATTAGATGCCATCCCTTTTACAGTCGAGGCAATGAAACCGAATGAAGAAACGTGTCCGTTGGGTTGGAAACTGGGCTCCCTGGCCTCACTCTGTACTGCATCTCTGCCAAAGGGGTTAATTAACTCGGACCTAAGTGCGCCCCCGGGGCCATCTTTTCAAATAACATACCCAGTTTCTCATCCTAAGTTCCTGGGGTTAGTTTGCATGCCCCTAAAGCACAGTTCAAGGTTTCTGGACCGTAGGGTGCAATAGATGGGGAGCGCCAAGGTTTGGAAACTCAGAAGACAGTGAGAACCTCAGCCAGGGATGACGGTAAAACCAAAGGAAGCACCGGAGGGTTGGATATTGGACTAGAGACTCTAACGCGTAACTCTATAATTTGGACGAAGTTTCCGTGTataattttacaaaaagaaaagaaaaagaaaaaaaagaagggaaggaaaagaaaaggaagattaaGACAGTAAGAAAAGCAGACATCAGCTTTGTCAGACTTCTTTCATGTAGCCTGGGGCACAGTCTCAGGCTGAGGAATCCGGTTGGACCAGTGGGGGGCTCCACCGAGCTTTGTCCTGGGGGCCGCTGACAACCCAAATACTCTTGAGGGGCTGGGAAAGGCTTGAAGAGATCCTCAAGGACTGGTCCCCGGAGGCTATTTGGGTCTTTCTAGGTTGTTAGACCGCTCACCCTGACTTCGCCCTTGTACCTTCATTCCTGGACTCAAAGCACTGGACACTCTCCCCGGGGCAACAAATTTGCAGGCGGGTCTAGCTCTAAGCGAATTCCTAGAAGCCTTAAGAGGCAGTTTAGCTCAGGAAGTTAGCATTCCCCTAGAGCGCTTAGGCTCCTACTCACACACTACTGCGTTACAGAAGGCCGGCCTAGGAGCCGGGTGCCAGCAGAGCGAACGTCCCCTCACCATCCCCGCCCACCCACGAGTAGGGTCCCATCTCAGTCCTACGTTCCGGGACTGACCACAGGACACGTGGGACGCGGAGCTGAAGCTGCAGGGAGGGGCGGGGTCAGTCAATGGCAGGCAGGCCCGGGAAGCGGGACTGAGCAGCTTCGGGACCTCTGGGATACTCGCCGGCCTGCACAGCCCCGGAGTGCGGACGGTGAGTCAGTTCTCCAGCACTCGCGGgtcgggaggggggaggggggtaggtGGCAGGTCAGGAAATGACATCAGAGGCCTGTGCTGGGGAAGGGTGGTCTGTGCCCGGCGGGGGCGGTGATGCGTAGGGAGGCCGCAGGCGGACCTTTGCAGAGCCTGCGGCCCAGGGCAGGACCCGGGCCCCTTCCTGGGGGAGTTTCCTGCCCGGCCCTCCCTCCCCGGCCTCTCCCCGCCCCCTCTCCGGGCCGCTCCTTGTATGGTCTGGGCGCCGctctctccccgccccctccctcccttcccttgcGCGTCGTCCCTCCCCGCTTGGCTAGAAGCTGCTCCGGACCGGGACGCAGAGTCCGTGGACTCGGCGCCGAGGCGGTCATCCGAGACGCGGCTCTCACGCTCCTGCCCGCGGTGAGGCGCGGGGAGAAGCTCCGCAGTCCCGGGAAGGGGACGCGGGGAGGCGAGGGTGGGGTCACCGAGGGGCTCTTGGACCGAGGAGTGTCAGCCCGGCACCGCTCTGCGTAACCTGACGACCCACCCCCAGCAGCCCGGCCTGACTATGGCGGCCCCCCGCCCGCCTCCCGCGATCTCCGTCTCGGTCTCGGCCCCCGCGTTTTACGCCCCGCAGAAGAAGTTCGCCCCGGTTGTGGCCCCGAAGCCCAAAGTGAATCCTTTCCGGCCTGGGGACAGCGAGTCTCCTGTGGCAGCCGGGGCCCAGAGAGCACAGATGGGCCGGGTGGGCGAGATCCCCCCACCGCCCCCGGAAGGTATGCGGCTGGGATTGGGGGCCCCGATTCTTCTCGGGCGCCAGGTTGGGGGTCGGTGGTTTGGGGAATTTGGGGTTGTCTGGAAAGGCTGTTGTGGAGGGGGCTGGGCTCTGGGTGGCTACCCTGTCCTGAGCAGATGTTCTTACCTCATCTTGGAGCTCCTGGCTAGGAGCCAGAACCCTTGGGACTGTTCCAAGACTCCCGCCTGGGGGTAGGAGGCGGGAATGTGGGCCAGGAATCTTCCCCTCTGGATCCGTTCTCTGAAGTGTAACGGGAGCTGCACGGTTCTTCAACCTAGCCCGTTCTCACTCGACCTGCTTCGCCCAGGGCATCCTGAGCCCCTGTTATGGTCTGCACACGCTCTTGGGATGCAGAAAAAGAGTTCTTGGATTAGGGGGTTAAAACAGTAGGCTGAGAGAAGGAACGAGGGCCGGTACTGAtagccttctctctccttcctacccAGACTTTCCTTTGCCCCCTCCTCCCGTTATTGGGGAGGGCGACGACTCAGAGGGGGCCCTGGGAGGTGccttcccacctccacctcccccgTTGATCGAAGAACCATTCCCCCCTGCTCCTCTGGAGGAGGacatcttcccctcccctccacctccactggaggaggagggaggacctGAGGCCCCTACCCAGCTCCCACCGCAGGTAGGGAGGGCTTGGAGGGCAGCTTTgctggagatggggtgggggacgCCTCCATGAGCTGGAGAGGAGTCTTTAACTCTCTCCCGATGGGAGTGGGACGACAAGGGAAGACTGGGATGGGTGCTCTGACCCCTGACCCTCCAGCCCAGGGAGAAAGTGAGCAGTATTGACCTGGAGATCGACTCTCTGTCCTCACTGCTGGATGACATGACCAAGAACGATCCCTTCAAAGCCCGGGTAAGGGGCAGGACAGTAGGAAAGTCTGGGcctagaaggagaggaggggatacAGGAAGAGATGTCCACCTCCTCTAAGTACATCCCCCCCCTTCTGCTTCTCCTTGCAGGTGTCATCTGGATATGTACCTCCACCAGTTGCTACTCCATTTGTTCCCAAACCTAGTACCAAGCCTGCCCCTGTGGGCACAGCACCCTTACCTCCTTGGAAGGCCCCTTCTAGCTCTCAGCCACCACCTCAGCCGCAGGCCAAGCCTCAGGTCCAGCTCCATGCCCAGCCTCAGGCCAAGCCCCATGTCCAACCCCAGTCTGTGTCTTCCGCTAATACACAGCCCCGAGGTCCCCTTTCTCAGGCTCCAACTCCAGCACCTAAGTTTGCTCCAGTGGCACCTAAATTTACTCCCGTGGCTTCCAAATTCAGCCCTGGTGCTCCAAGTGGACCTGGGCCACAGCCCAGTCAAAAATCGGTGCCTCTGGAAGCTCCTTCTTCTGTGGGCACAGGCTCCCCCCAGCCCCCTAGCTTCACCTATGCTCAGCAGAAGGAGAAGCCCCTAGTTCAAGAGAAGCAGCACCCACTGCCTCCACCagctcaaaaccaaaaccaggtgAGGAAGCCACAGGCTGAGGCCAGGGGCTGGATGAAATAGGACTGCAGAAAAAAGAGGGCAagagggtgagggtggggtaGAGAACTAGAGGAGCCAGAGTGGGTGTGGTGATGGGGGAAGTGTAGGGTTATCTGTCCTGGCAGAGAGAAAGTTCTTCTGGAGGAAGTCTGGGACTAGCTGGGGCCTGGGTCAATCGGTACAGCAGCTGGGGTTTAGAAGTAAGAGGATACAACGTTTCCCCTGTGCCTCTGCCCTAGAATGTTAGAGAGGAGAATGAGATCATTAGCCCAACCTTAGTTTTTCCCATTCTTGGGCCTTGACTAAATCCCTAGGCTCCTGGGTTTTCTGAGCACTTCATTGCCTGAGGGCCCATCTAGAGATAAAAGTATAGTCAGCACCAGGAAACACTTGCTGGGCCAGCATCAGCTGAGTGCCAGGCACTGCTCTGTGCTCTGGAGGCTGGgtctatgggctggagagatctcTCCAACAGGTTCAGTCTTCTGAAGTCACAGGTTCAGGGTAGAATTTCTAGCCTGTTTCTCACAAGTTGTTAGACCCTAGTAAAATTGGGTGaactttgaacacacacacacacacacacacacacacacacacacacacacacacacaccacacacccgtCTTTGAAATAGCTACCCATACCAAACAACGGTGAAGTGCAAGTCAGCTTATCTTCTTAGTCTAGCACATAAGagctcaaaatagaaacagacagtaCAGTTGTTGCCTGTTAGTTCAGAGAAAGAGATCTTCTGAGTTGAAGGGACTTTCTGGGTATCTGACTGGTAACTGTAAACGTCTGGATGTACTCAGACACAGTGTAGGAATAAGTGTAGCTGGATTCTGATAGCTCAGAATCTGAGTTACAGGGATTTGAAACTATGACCCAGCATGGGGGCTGGCAACTTAGGAACAGCTTCACGAGGTTGGTCTGCCTTCAGGTACTTGAGGACTTGAGAATCCAGAAGGGATTGAGAAGAGGATTAGGTGGATAGAGCTTGTGGAGAATTCCAGGGTACGGATAACACAGGAGGGCTATTTGGAGAACAGAAAGCACAAGGCTCCTAGCAGACAGACTTTGAGCTGTGCTTGAGATGGGTGGAGATTTGTGGCAGAAGCACTAGAGAACAAAATCTCCAGTAGGGAGCTTGTGCGCATTGGAGAATCACTGATGGTGTCTCAGTTGTGTGTGGTTTGGCCAGGAGGACTGGTGAAAAGTAATACTGCAAAGCTTTTCCAGCCGAGGTGCATATTAGAGGTAGGGAGATCTGGGATGCAGGTGAGTTCACTCCTGGGCCACAGTAGTATTAGTTGCAGTGAGAAATAAGATCCATGGATGAGAGCTGTTCCAATGGAAGGGCCTACAGGAGGCTGCAACTGAGAGCAGCTGGGGTGGGCGAACACAAATGCCAGGGAGGCTCAGAGCTGGGTATGTTGAGGAGTAACAATATTACTGACAAAATAGAGAAGTGCAGATGGGGAAATGGTTTGAACGGGAAGAGGAGGGGTCTAGATGTCATTGTGTTGAGCAACAGGCTTCAGGAGCACTTGCCTTCAGCTGGAACTGTCATTCAGCTAATGTGGGACTGTAACACAAGGGCAGGCCTCAAGTTAGAGGTAGCTGACAAGTCTTCCAAGAATTCCAAGAAGTTAAGAGCCTCAGGGACCTTGGGCCACTTTGTGCTGTgcagagagaatggaggaagaTCCCAGGACGGGATTCTTAGAAGTGGATGATGTGACCTTGGGAACTTCATGTAGGTTTAGGGAGCATGACTTAGATAAGCAGGGGTTCAACTCTTAGGACTTTGTAAGGACTTCGTTAGGACTATTTGGACCATATATGGTGGTGACAGAGGTTGAATGAATAATTGGTGGAAACATGGAAGTTGGTAGTGTAGCCTGATCTCAAAGTTTAGCCGTGAAGTTGAGTATGGTGGTCTGTAAGATACAGAACATggaaagttgaggcaggaggattactaagAGTTCCAGTCAGACTAGAGTGTGAGTCTCAGtccttctcagtctctctctctgtctctctgtctctgtctctgtctctgtctctctctctctctctctctctctctctctctctctctgtgtgtgtgtgtgtgtgtgtgtgtctcaccaGCTTCAACTTAGGGGAAGAGAATCCAAGTATACATTTCAATCAGGAGGCAAAAGCCAGTGGGGAAGAAGCCAGAGATCTCAGAGAGCAGCAATTGACCCCAGAGAGGCACTGAAGGGAGGAAGGACAGGGTGACACACAGTGTTTgattggagagaaagaaggatgagGGAAGTTAAACTGGCTAGCTGCCAGGCATTTAAGGGGTGAGGTCATCGGTGTGTGTGATGAGGGAGGGGGTGAAACTGTTGGGGGCTCGGGGAGATGGAAAAGGTTTGGAACAGCTGCTGTGGGGAAGGCAACTGGGAATCTGGCAGATCCAAATACCAGAGAGGTTGGGGCTGGAGGGTGGGAGGGTGTGGCAGGTGCTGCAGTGTTTTGGGAACTCTGCAGTGTTAAGTGGTCTCTCCACCTACTTTCTGCAGTGTGGAGGCAAAACAGGAAACAGGCAGTGCTGTGGCCCAGGGTTAGAGATTGGACCAGATAGCCTAGGGTGGTAGAAGAGGCCTTTGTTGAAAAAGCTAGACCAAGCCAGTCTAGGCACTTGATTGACAAGGCACGTGGGCAGGCCCTGGGACACTCAAGACCTTCTGTTTGGCTGTTAGTATGGGTGGTGAAAGGAGAGGTGGGAATATTTGGGGAGGATCTTGGGACCAAAGTTCTGATAAGCGTAGGTCCAAGATGTCCTGCGGTAGATGATAGGAAGAAGAGAATTTTGAAGCCGAGGGAGTTGAACAGTGACATTGCTGCTGACTGGCAGAGAAGGCAGCAGCTGATAGTGTCCTGCAGGAAGGACACGGGTACCCACAGGGAGACGTGCGGTTGAGCAGTTTATCCTTCCAAACGTGGGAATGGCCATTTATAGTAGCATTCACTAGAGAGCAAGGATGAGCTGCGTCCGTGTCCGTTTCCCTGTCCTCAAAGGGCAGGGAAGGGAACTTGGAAGAAGTGAAAGGTGAAGCTTGCATTCAAGGACTCCTGTTAGTGAAGAGTAGAGGGACTGCAGGAGTCAGTTTTAGGGAAGGTGACTAAGGTCTGGGGGACTTTTGTGCTTTTCTTGGGAAGGTACAGCATGGGAGGTAGAACTCTGAGTACTAGAGAGGAGATAGTGAAGGGCTCCAGAGGTGGAGGGATGGAGGCGTCAGAAAATGATTCAGGCCACAGTGTCCTGAGTGCATGTAAATCCTGCAGTCGACTAGACTCACCCAGACACGCTGGGACAGGTCATATAGTCCCTCAAGTTCTTGCCCTTAACCAAAGAATGTTCTCTCCCCTCAAGGATATTTAGCCCTCAGGGTCTTCTACATAGGAGGAGTGGGCTGGCTTAGGAACTGACATTTTGCCCTCCCCTGGAGACTTTACTGGGGAAGGACTGGGGTCAGGTCGACTAGAAAACCCTCACTTTGATCACCGTGTCTGTTTGAAAAGCTTAGGGCTGGCCTCCTACACACAGCTTTTGGGGTTTAACCTATGCTTTCAACCTGTGTTACATCCTCATACTGACAGGCCACTCAGCAgcaggcagggtgtgtgtgtgtgtgtgtgtgtgtgtgtgtgtgtgtgtgtgcatatggtgtgGCATTTGTGGTAGGAGGAGGGGGCTGTCTGAGCAGGCCCTGTGAAATTGGTGTTGTGGTCTGGTATATCTGATGCTTTTGTGATctgagctgctgtgtgtgtgatTCCCCCTGCTTAGTTGCTCTGGCCTGACTGAATGCCAGGGGTTGCAAGGGTTTGTATTATATAAATGAAGATGTCCCACACAGTAGGAGATGGAGGCTAAGGATAGTGCTAGGGGTCAGGAAAGAGAGCCGGGGAGAGAGGAGCTTGAGGAGACCAAGCATCGGGAGGAGGTAAAAGCTGAGTCTCAGTGTAAGAAGGGGTCAGTAGGTCCATCTGGGAGGATTTAGAGAACATAAAGAGtgctttggtttcttttctttttatttttttaaggtacGTTCTCCTGGAGGCCCAGGCCCCTTGACCCTGAAGGAGGTGGAAGAGTTGGAGCAGCTGACCCAGCAGCTGATGCAGGACATGGAGCACCCTCAGAGGCAGAGCGTGGCAGTAAATGGTGAGTCCAGCACCCGCTCTTCGGGGACACCTCACCTATTGGTGTGTTGGCTGGCTATGAACTTACAAGAGCTCTCGTGAGCTTCTGTCCTTCTGGTTGAGATGCAATTTTTGGTCTTCCCAGAGTCCTGTGGCAAATGCAGTCAGCCACTGGCCCGAGCACAGCCTGCAGTCCGTGCACTGGGACAACTGTTCCATATCACCTGCTTCACTTGTCATCAGTGTCAGCAGCAGCTGCAGGGACAGCAGTTCTATAGCCTGGAGGGGGCACCATATTGTGAGGGCTGCTACACTGTAAGTCTGTCTGGGGACTTCCGGTTGCGGTGGGGCTGGATGAATCCTGGAAGAGACTTGGGTACTC is part of the Rattus norvegicus strain BN/NHsdMcwi chromosome 4, GRCr8, whole genome shotgun sequence genome and encodes:
- the Zyx gene encoding zyxin isoform X2, with amino-acid sequence MAAPRPPPAISVSVSAPAFYAPQKKFAPVVAPKPKVNPFRPGDSESPVAAGAQRAQMGRVGEIPPPPPEDFPLPPPPVIGEGDDSEGALGGAFPPPPPPLIEEPFPPAPLEEDIFPSPPPPLEEEGGPEAPTQLPPQPREKVSSIDLEIDSLSSLLDDMTKNDPFKARVSSGYVPPPVATPFVPKPSTKPAPVGTAPLPPWKAPSSSQPPPQPQAKPQVQLHAQPQAKPHVQPQSVSSANTQPRGPLSQAPTPAPKFAPVAPKFTPVASKFSPGAPSGPGPQPSQKSVPLEAPSSVGTGSPQPPSFTYAQQKEKPLVQEKQHPLPPPAQNQNQVRSPGGPGPLTLKEVEELEQLTQQLMQDMEHPQRQSVAVNESCGKCSQPLARAQPAVRALGQLFHITCFTCHQCQQQLQGQQFYSLEGAPYCEGCYTDTLEKCNTCGQPITDRMLRATGKAYHPHCFTCVVCACPLEGTSFIVDQANQPHCVPDYHKQYAPRCSVCSEPIMPEPGRDETVRVVALDKNFHMKCYKCEDCGKALSIEADDNGCFPLDGHVLCRKCHSARAQT
- the Zyx gene encoding zyxin isoform X1: MRREAAGGPLQSLRPRAGPGPLPGGVSCPALPPRPLPAPSPGRSLYGLGAALSPPPPSLPLRVVPPRLARSCSGPGRRVRGLGAEAVIRDAALTLLPAPGLTMAAPRPPPAISVSVSAPAFYAPQKKFAPVVAPKPKVNPFRPGDSESPVAAGAQRAQMGRVGEIPPPPPEDFPLPPPPVIGEGDDSEGALGGAFPPPPPPLIEEPFPPAPLEEDIFPSPPPPLEEEGGPEAPTQLPPQVSSGYVPPPVATPFVPKPSTKPAPVGTAPLPPWKAPSSSQPPPQPQAKPQVQLHAQPQAKPHVQPQSVSSANTQPRGPLSQAPTPAPKFAPVAPKFTPVASKFSPGAPSGPGPQPSQKSVPLEAPSSVGTGSPQPPSFTYAQQKEKPLVQEKQHPLPPPAQNQNQVRSPGGPGPLTLKEVEELEQLTQQLMQDMEHPQRQSVAVNESCGKCSQPLARAQPAVRALGQLFHITCFTCHQCQQQLQGQQFYSLEGAPYCEGCYTDTLEKCNTCGQPITDRMLRATGKAYHPHCFTCVVCACPLEGTSFIVDQANQPHCVPDYHKQYAPRCSVCSEPIMPEPGRDETVRVVALDKNFHMKCYKCEDCGKALSIEADDNGCFPLDGHVLCRKCHSARAQT
- the Zyx gene encoding zyxin isoform 2 (isoform 2 is encoded by transcript variant 3) — translated: MAAPRPPPAISVSVSAPAFYAPQKKFAPVVAPKPKVNPFRPGDSESPVAAGAQRAQMGRVGEIPPPPPEDFPLPPPPVIGEGDDSEGALGGAFPPPPPPLIEEPFPPAPLEEDIFPSPPPPLEEEGGPEAPTQLPPQVSSGYVPPPVATPFVPKPSTKPAPVGTAPLPPWKAPSSSQPPPQPQAKPQVQLHAQPQAKPHVQPQSVSSANTQPRGPLSQAPTPAPKFAPVAPKFTPVASKFSPGAPSGPGPQPSQKSVPLEAPSSVGTGSPQPPSFTYAQQKEKPLVQEKQHPLPPPAQNQNQVRSPGGPGPLTLKEVEELEQLTQQLMQDMEHPQRQSVAVNESCGKCSQPLARAQPAVRALGQLFHITCFTCHQCQQQLQGQQFYSLEGAPYCEGCYTDTLEKCNTCGQPITDRMLRATGKAYHPHCFTCVVCACPLEGTSFIVDQANQPHCVPDYHKQYAPRCSVCSEPIMPEPGRDETVRVVALDKNFHMKCYKCEDCGKALSIEADDNGCFPLDGHVLCRKCHSARAQT